A single region of the Camelus ferus isolate YT-003-E chromosome 2, BCGSAC_Cfer_1.0, whole genome shotgun sequence genome encodes:
- the RRH gene encoding visual pigment-like receptor peropsin: protein MLMNNLGNSSDSKNEHGSVFSQAEHNIVAAYLITAGVISILSNIIVLGIFVKYKELRTPTNAIIINLAVTDIGVSSIGYPMSAASDLYGSWKFGYAGCQIYAGLNIFFGMASIGLLTVVAMDRYLTICRPDAGRRMTTNTYISMILGAWINGLFWASMPIIGWAGYAPDPTGATCTINWRQNDVSFVSYTMMVVAINFIVPLIVMFYCYYHVTRSIKCRATSNCTEYLNRDWSDQVDVTKMSVIMILMFLLAWSPYSIVCLWASFGDPKKIPPSMAIIAPLFAKSSTFYNPCIYVIANKKFRRAMLAMFKCQTHQAMPMTSILPMDVPQNPLTPGRL from the exons ATGCTAATGAATAATTTAGGCAACAGTTCAGACTCTAAAAATGAACATGGCTCGGTCTTTTCACAGGCTGAACACAATATTGTTGCAGCTTACTTGATCACAGCAG GTGTGATAAGTATTCTCAGCAACATAATAGTTTTGGGCATCTTCGTTAAGTACAAGGAGCTTCGGACACCCACAAATGCAATTATCATTAACCTGGCTGTTACTGATATAGGGGTCAGTAGCATTGGCTATCCCATGTCTGCTGCTTCAGATCTGTATGGAAGTTGGAAATTTGGATATGCAGGATGTCAG ATTTATGCTGGCTTGAATATCTTTTTTGGAATGGCAAGTATTGGATTGCTCACTGTTGTGGCCATGGATCGATACCTGACCATTTGCCGTCCTGATGCAG GAAGAAGAATGACCACAAACACTTACATCAGCATGATTCTGGGGGCCTGGATCAATGGCCTCTTTTGGGCTTCAATGCCTATCATTGGGTGGGCTGGTTACGCCCCAGATCCTACTGGGGCCACCTGCACCATAAACTGGCGGCAAAATGATGT atctTTTGTTTCTTATACCATGATGGTGGTTGCAATCAATTTTATTGTGCCCTTGATAGTGATGTTTTACTGCTATTACCATGTCACTCGATCCATTAAATGTCGTGCAACTAGTAACTGCACTGAGTACCTCAACAGAGATTGGTCAGATCAGGTAGATGTAACAAAG ATGTCTGTGATAATGATACTCATGTTTCTGCTGGCGTGGTCCCCTTATTCCATCGTGTGCTTATGGGCTTCCTTTGGTGACCCAAAGAAGATTCCTCCCTCCATGGCCATCATAGCTCCACTGTTTGCAAAATCTTCTACCTTCTACAATCCCTGTATTTATGTGATTGCTAATAAAAA GTTTCGGAGGGCGATGCTTGCCATGTTCAAATGTCAGACTCACCAAGCAATGCCCATGACAAGTATTTTACCAATGGATGTACCTCAAAACCCGTTGACTCCTGGAAGACTCTGA